A stretch of the Archangium violaceum genome encodes the following:
- a CDS encoding serine/threonine-protein kinase PknK, which yields MYSSSDDMAPSSSAPGVLPRGAIVGGRFGIETLAGRGGMGSIYRARDSETGQPVALKLLHGATIPEAVHRFHREGTLLSELRHPGIVSYVAHGTTERDQPYLVMEWLEGEDLAQRLRRRPLSLSESLSLLRRAAEALAEAHRQGIVHRDIKPANLFLRGGHPEDVVVLDFGLARLTEPAVVTVTGSNTVVGSPGYMSPEQASSQSEILPSADIFSLGCVLYECLTGKPPFAAPHFAAALAKILYADPAPLHALRPHLPAGLQLLVDRMLIKDPKRRLPDATSLLQALAALESAPEVPLPGARTDLLLHRMEGGEQKLVSVLLVSLLGVTQEETVNWEQGLALRDSLRTEFFPHGAQVELLADGSLVATLVLEHGTATDQAVLAARFALTFKERWPEAAVVLVTGLSILDERLPVGESMDRAGRLLRRAERMPSTSSVVLDDVTAGLLGPGFQLTRSESGTFLLEGEQLGADASRPLLGKPTPCVGREHELALLDFTFNACIETPAARALLVTAAAGVGKSRLRHEFLRRIERKEQRFLLLQGRGEPMHAGASYGLLGQALRQLCDIAEGGNLEARRVRLYRRVALHLPDERAQEAVEFLGELCAIPFPEEHSPRLKAARSDPRLMSSRVGQALVTFLEAECAHQPVLLVLEDLHWSDALTLKLVDEVLRKLAEQPLMVLALARPEVKELFPGLWSRHLQEVSLPGLGHKAGARLVREVLGPQVPEAVVRRAVEMADGNALFLEELIRMAAEGRGEEAPGTVLAVLQARLTRMEPGARRVLLAASIFGRTFWSGGVKGLVHRELEAEQVEEYLERLVEQEVIEALPDSRFPGVAEYRFRHALVRDAAYALVPDGHRVVGHQLAGVWLEQVGEHEPMELATHYQRGQRLERAAHFYTRAAEQLFERRDLQGAMRCLEAALACGMSGAPLTRLRALQAVVAFWMDDLPMSLAQGSAVLNELKVGSRLWCWLMGGLLVGNLYHGHLEEVGRLGELLRRTTPEPEAVLAYIQAVHMLQDMHIFSGARENAEASIARLEEVVAPLLADDVLVRSHIRLTKGVLFHFFEARPWEAFTQLELGIRELRESEMEQGRNTIQINVLQTLFGETLAALGDMAGALAQLRGALADARRLEQHIMAAYVQERLLMLLSGSPEPVHRQEARAMILEYTGSQEANSLREGVGHVILARLAAADGELDEAETHARQACELLAPFRLYLVDARTTLGTLLLSRAKLTEARQVAELGVQELERMGNNGVYAVAMHLARVEACFARGDDPAGDAALREALRCVRARASDIPDPTARERFLQQVPENARLLELARQRWNDAAA from the coding sequence ATGTACAGCTCCAGCGACGACATGGCTCCATCCAGCAGCGCACCTGGAGTTCTTCCGCGAGGGGCGATCGTCGGTGGCCGCTTCGGCATCGAGACCCTGGCGGGGCGTGGCGGCATGGGCTCCATCTATCGCGCCAGGGACAGCGAGACGGGCCAGCCCGTTGCCCTCAAGCTGCTGCATGGGGCCACGATTCCGGAGGCGGTGCACCGCTTCCATCGCGAGGGCACGTTGCTCTCGGAGCTGCGCCACCCCGGCATCGTCTCCTACGTCGCACATGGCACCACCGAGCGCGACCAGCCCTACCTGGTCATGGAGTGGCTCGAGGGTGAGGACCTGGCGCAGCGCCTGCGGCGGAGGCCACTGAGCCTGTCCGAGTCCTTGTCGCTGCTGCGCCGGGCCGCCGAGGCACTGGCCGAGGCCCATCGCCAGGGCATCGTCCACCGCGACATCAAACCCGCCAACCTGTTCCTGAGAGGCGGCCATCCCGAGGACGTGGTGGTGCTGGACTTCGGCCTGGCCCGTCTCACCGAGCCCGCCGTGGTGACCGTGACGGGGAGCAACACCGTCGTGGGCTCCCCGGGCTACATGTCGCCGGAGCAGGCCTCCAGCCAGTCGGAGATCCTCCCCTCCGCGGACATCTTCTCGCTGGGCTGTGTGCTGTATGAGTGCCTCACGGGGAAGCCGCCCTTCGCGGCGCCCCACTTCGCCGCCGCGTTGGCCAAGATCCTGTACGCCGATCCGGCCCCGCTGCACGCGCTCCGTCCTCACCTGCCCGCCGGGCTGCAGCTGCTGGTGGACCGGATGTTGATCAAGGACCCGAAGCGGCGGCTGCCGGATGCGACCTCCCTGTTGCAGGCACTCGCGGCCCTGGAGTCCGCGCCCGAGGTGCCGCTGCCCGGCGCCAGGACGGACCTGCTCCTCCACCGGATGGAAGGGGGCGAGCAGAAGCTGGTCAGCGTCCTGCTGGTGTCCCTCCTGGGCGTGACCCAGGAGGAGACCGTGAACTGGGAGCAGGGCCTCGCGCTGCGTGACTCGCTGCGCACGGAGTTCTTCCCCCATGGGGCGCAGGTGGAGCTGCTGGCGGACGGCTCACTGGTCGCCACGCTGGTGCTGGAGCACGGCACCGCCACGGATCAGGCGGTGCTGGCGGCGCGCTTCGCGCTCACCTTCAAGGAGCGCTGGCCGGAAGCCGCGGTGGTGCTGGTCACGGGTCTGAGCATCCTCGACGAGCGCCTGCCGGTGGGCGAGTCCATGGACAGGGCGGGCCGGTTGCTGCGCCGGGCCGAGCGGATGCCTTCGACCTCGTCCGTGGTGCTGGACGATGTCACGGCCGGGCTGCTCGGGCCCGGCTTCCAGCTCACCCGCTCGGAGTCGGGAACCTTCCTGCTGGAAGGCGAGCAGCTGGGTGCCGACGCCTCCCGTCCCCTGCTGGGCAAGCCGACCCCCTGCGTGGGCCGCGAGCACGAGCTGGCCCTGCTCGACTTCACCTTCAACGCCTGCATCGAGACGCCTGCCGCGCGGGCGCTCCTGGTGACGGCCGCGGCGGGAGTGGGCAAGTCCCGGTTACGCCACGAGTTCCTGCGCCGCATCGAGCGGAAGGAGCAGCGATTCCTGCTGTTGCAGGGACGCGGAGAGCCGATGCACGCGGGAGCCTCGTACGGTTTGCTGGGCCAGGCGCTGCGGCAGCTGTGTGACATCGCGGAGGGAGGGAATCTGGAGGCGCGCCGCGTTCGGCTGTACCGGCGCGTGGCCCTGCATCTGCCCGATGAGCGGGCTCAGGAGGCCGTGGAGTTCCTGGGCGAGCTGTGCGCCATCCCCTTCCCCGAGGAACACAGTCCCCGCTTGAAAGCGGCACGGAGCGACCCCCGGCTGATGAGCTCGCGGGTGGGTCAGGCGCTGGTGACCTTCCTCGAGGCCGAGTGCGCCCACCAACCGGTGCTGCTGGTGCTGGAGGATCTGCACTGGAGCGATGCGCTGACCCTCAAGCTGGTGGACGAGGTGTTGCGGAAGCTGGCCGAGCAGCCCCTGATGGTGTTGGCGCTGGCGAGGCCCGAGGTGAAGGAGCTCTTTCCGGGACTCTGGTCCCGGCACCTGCAGGAAGTGTCGCTGCCGGGTCTGGGCCACAAGGCGGGAGCGCGGCTGGTGAGGGAGGTACTGGGGCCGCAAGTGCCCGAGGCGGTGGTGCGGCGGGCGGTGGAGATGGCCGACGGCAACGCGCTCTTCCTGGAGGAGCTCATCCGCATGGCGGCGGAGGGCCGAGGGGAGGAGGCGCCGGGGACGGTGCTGGCGGTGCTGCAGGCGCGACTGACTCGCATGGAGCCCGGAGCCCGGCGGGTGCTCCTGGCGGCGAGCATCTTCGGCCGCACGTTCTGGTCGGGAGGCGTGAAGGGACTGGTGCATCGGGAGCTCGAGGCGGAGCAGGTGGAGGAGTACCTGGAGCGACTGGTGGAGCAGGAAGTCATCGAGGCACTGCCCGACAGCCGCTTCCCGGGAGTGGCGGAGTACCGTTTCCGGCATGCGCTGGTGAGGGATGCGGCCTATGCCCTGGTACCGGACGGCCATCGAGTCGTGGGCCACCAGCTCGCGGGGGTCTGGCTGGAGCAGGTGGGCGAGCATGAGCCGATGGAGCTCGCCACGCACTACCAGCGCGGACAGCGGCTGGAGCGCGCCGCCCACTTCTACACCCGAGCCGCCGAGCAGCTCTTCGAGCGGCGAGACCTCCAGGGGGCGATGCGCTGCTTGGAGGCGGCCCTGGCCTGTGGCATGAGCGGTGCGCCACTGACGCGGCTGCGGGCGCTCCAGGCCGTGGTGGCCTTCTGGATGGATGATCTGCCGATGTCCCTGGCACAGGGCAGTGCCGTGTTGAACGAATTGAAGGTGGGGAGCCGGCTGTGGTGCTGGTTGATGGGCGGACTGCTCGTCGGGAACCTCTATCACGGCCACCTGGAGGAGGTGGGCAGGCTGGGCGAGCTCCTGCGACGAACCACTCCCGAGCCGGAAGCCGTCCTGGCCTACATTCAAGCCGTTCACATGTTGCAGGACATGCACATCTTCTCGGGGGCACGAGAGAACGCGGAGGCCTCGATCGCGCGGCTCGAGGAGGTAGTCGCTCCCCTCCTGGCCGATGATGTCCTGGTGCGCAGTCACATCAGACTGACGAAGGGCGTCCTCTTCCACTTCTTCGAAGCCAGGCCGTGGGAAGCCTTCACCCAGCTCGAGCTGGGGATCCGTGAGCTCCGTGAGAGCGAAATGGAACAGGGCAGGAACACGATACAGATCAACGTCCTCCAAACCCTCTTCGGGGAAACGTTGGCCGCGCTGGGCGACATGGCCGGCGCCCTGGCACAGCTGCGAGGGGCCCTGGCCGACGCTCGGCGGCTGGAACAGCACATCATGGCCGCCTATGTGCAGGAACGGTTGCTCATGCTGCTCTCCGGCAGCCCCGAGCCCGTGCACCGCCAGGAGGCTCGGGCCATGATCCTGGAGTACACGGGGAGCCAGGAGGCCAATTCGCTCCGGGAAGGAGTCGGCCACGTCATACTCGCGAGGTTGGCGGCGGCCGACGGCGAGCTGGACGAGGCCGAGACCCATGCACGCCAGGCCTGTGAGCTGTTGGCGCCCTTCCGGCTCTACCTCGTCGACGCGCGAACGACCCTCGGCACCCTCCTGCTCTCTCGAGCGAAGCTCACGGAGGCCCGGCAGGTGGCGGAGCTCGGTGTCCAGGAGTTGGAACGGATGGGAAACAACGGGGTGTACGCCGTGGCCATGCACCTGGCACGGGTGGAAGCCTGCTTCGCGCGGGGAGATGATCCCGCGGGAGACGCGGCGCTCCGCGAGGCGTTGCGGTGTGTACGTGCTCGCGCCAGCGACATCCCCGACCCCACCGCCCGCGAGCGGTTCCTGCAACAGGTGCCCGAGAACGCCCGGCTCCTGGAGCTGGCCCGGCAGCGCTGGAACGACGCGGCGGCGTGA
- a CDS encoding alpha/beta hydrolase yields MYRLRLTSNQLALFSSVTRSDALKREMISATTKLPPGTVVRLGERTLRLGAPLGSGLVGTVSEARCADTGERFALKRARAAIRTFQEFFRLEAAATEALSGLTALRPARIIERTSHALLKELLHGSTLQMLILQGALGQEQRDSFVEVLRQVADIHTRLGFLVDLSPKNVCWQDGWVLVDAGPKTHTTDYVTLLAEPGWEQYVRYFERKGSLARGGSAPSVLVRPVSDAGIANARSFAFVRDWWMWIPYDPHVEPGRFFVTIDETQQEDEAAFRVELDRGAELVPVPGVEARLAESELVRACALEAWKRQHPHLPALAQGEPRPLPFTTSREPLSLAALATETEPWGLAKALKRAFPAREELQVPDLPVQPYPHWTELGRAGSPHRPTDILCHEPLRTSRVALDTLLSRHRHFTATPPLTRTDGPFCELLCIPSGDCRRAVLFLPGFRASVEAEAALVSALLARGLDGLFVLTHMGVRNSSGQALVTAGRWETVLLWDVIDYVTECLGASEVVLVSASHGAIAAVLVADLHPRVTALTLDSCVRRPLDLVAHLAQARGESPGTAIQSLVEHHIPQPFQLREPTRSHLRVLSMYSRQDRLVAACGAMPVGTLTLYEGGHAATMRHDSSEKGVPEVCVDALHAFLGETSS; encoded by the coding sequence ATGTACCGCCTGCGCCTGACCTCCAACCAACTGGCCCTGTTCAGCTCCGTCACCCGGAGCGATGCGCTCAAACGCGAGATGATCTCCGCGACGACGAAGCTCCCACCGGGGACCGTCGTGCGGCTCGGAGAGCGGACCCTGCGGCTGGGCGCCCCCCTGGGCAGCGGCCTGGTCGGAACGGTCTCCGAGGCCCGCTGCGCCGACACCGGGGAGCGCTTCGCCCTGAAGCGGGCCCGCGCGGCCATCCGCACCTTCCAGGAGTTCTTCCGGCTGGAGGCCGCCGCCACCGAGGCGCTGTCCGGCCTCACCGCACTGCGCCCCGCCCGCATCATCGAGCGCACCAGCCACGCCCTGCTCAAGGAGTTGCTGCACGGGTCCACCCTGCAGATGCTCATCCTCCAGGGCGCCCTTGGCCAGGAGCAGCGCGACTCCTTCGTCGAGGTGCTGCGGCAGGTGGCCGACATCCACACGCGCCTGGGCTTCCTGGTCGATCTCTCGCCCAAGAACGTCTGCTGGCAGGACGGGTGGGTGCTGGTCGACGCCGGCCCCAAGACCCACACCACCGACTACGTCACCCTCCTGGCGGAGCCGGGCTGGGAGCAGTACGTGCGGTATTTCGAGCGCAAGGGAAGCCTCGCCCGGGGCGGCTCCGCGCCCTCCGTGCTCGTCCGCCCCGTATCGGACGCGGGCATCGCCAACGCCCGCTCCTTCGCCTTCGTCCGGGACTGGTGGATGTGGATTCCCTATGATCCCCACGTCGAGCCCGGCCGGTTCTTCGTCACGATCGACGAGACACAGCAGGAGGACGAAGCGGCCTTCCGCGTCGAGCTCGACCGGGGCGCCGAGCTGGTGCCCGTGCCGGGCGTGGAGGCACGGCTGGCCGAGAGCGAGCTCGTCCGGGCCTGTGCGCTCGAGGCCTGGAAGCGCCAGCACCCGCACCTTCCCGCCCTCGCGCAGGGGGAGCCCCGGCCGCTGCCGTTCACGACGAGCCGGGAGCCGCTCAGCCTCGCGGCGCTGGCCACCGAGACGGAGCCCTGGGGACTGGCCAAGGCGCTCAAGCGGGCCTTCCCGGCGCGGGAGGAGCTCCAGGTGCCGGACCTGCCCGTCCAACCCTACCCCCACTGGACCGAGCTCGGGCGCGCGGGCAGTCCCCACCGCCCCACCGACATCCTGTGCCACGAGCCCTTGAGGACGTCCCGGGTGGCGCTCGATACGCTCCTGAGCCGCCACCGGCACTTCACGGCGACCCCGCCCCTGACCCGCACGGATGGCCCGTTCTGCGAGTTGCTGTGCATCCCCTCGGGGGATTGCCGGCGGGCCGTGCTCTTCCTTCCCGGCTTCCGGGCCTCCGTCGAGGCGGAGGCGGCACTCGTCTCGGCGCTGCTCGCCAGGGGGCTCGATGGGCTGTTCGTCCTGACCCACATGGGAGTGCGCAACAGCAGCGGGCAGGCCCTGGTGACCGCGGGCCGCTGGGAGACGGTCCTGCTCTGGGATGTCATCGACTACGTCACCGAGTGCCTGGGTGCCAGCGAGGTCGTCCTCGTCTCGGCGTCCCACGGGGCGATCGCCGCCGTGCTCGTGGCCGACCTGCACCCGCGCGTCACGGCCCTTACCCTGGACTCGTGTGTCCGGCGCCCGCTGGATCTCGTCGCGCATCTGGCCCAGGCCCGGGGCGAGTCGCCCGGAACCGCCATCCAATCGCTGGTGGAGCACCACATCCCCCAGCCCTTCCAGCTCCGGGAGCCCACGCGCAGCCACCTACGCGTGCTGTCGATGTACTCGCGCCAGGACCGGCTCGTCGCCGCATGCGGAGCCATGCCCGTGGGAACCCTGACCCTCTACGAGGGTGGGCATGCCGCCACCATGCGCCACGACAGCTCCGAGAAGGGAGTGCCCGAGGTCTGTGTCGACGCCCTCCATGCGTTCCTCGGAGAGACCTCCTCCTGA
- a CDS encoding amidohydrolase family protein gives MIGDAFVVDAVTHAYNLHPSNYRAGRYAESLAQLIFGLHTGFSGDGYRIEQPERFLKDWSVKELARILFVESDIDLAVHHVLPLQTLYSDGLCSLEKTLEIRKLYPDRFLVYAGVDPLRGTAALEELEQQVEALKPSGLKLYPAAWLGESFRHTGWRMDDPTIAFPLFERARKLGIKNIAVHKGLPMGAVPLEPYKVDDIGGAADAFPELNFEIVHGGMAFLDETGMQLSLFPNVYVNLEVTGALIVKRERWFAEALAGLLKWAGPSKIMWGSGTVFCHPQPAIQKFWNDFQLPDDLVSVAGMQVTPEVKRMILGENYARYAGIDIAAAKARIAHDAFSKERANGKPGPYSFREESHGH, from the coding sequence GTGATTGGTGACGCCTTCGTTGTCGATGCGGTGACGCATGCCTACAACCTCCATCCGTCCAACTACCGCGCGGGGAGGTATGCCGAGTCCCTGGCGCAGTTGATCTTCGGGCTGCACACCGGCTTCTCGGGGGATGGCTATCGGATCGAGCAGCCGGAGCGCTTCCTCAAGGACTGGTCCGTCAAGGAGCTGGCCCGCATCCTCTTCGTGGAGAGCGATATCGATCTCGCGGTGCACCACGTACTGCCACTGCAGACGCTCTACAGCGACGGGCTGTGCTCGTTGGAGAAGACGCTGGAGATCCGCAAGCTCTACCCGGACCGTTTCCTCGTCTACGCGGGGGTGGATCCGCTGCGTGGCACGGCGGCACTGGAGGAGCTGGAGCAACAGGTGGAAGCGCTGAAGCCGAGCGGGTTGAAGCTCTACCCCGCGGCCTGGTTGGGCGAGTCGTTCCGCCACACGGGCTGGCGCATGGATGATCCGACCATCGCGTTCCCGCTCTTCGAGCGCGCGCGCAAGCTGGGCATCAAGAACATCGCGGTGCACAAGGGCCTGCCGATGGGCGCCGTGCCGCTCGAGCCCTACAAGGTGGACGACATCGGTGGCGCGGCGGATGCGTTCCCCGAGCTGAACTTCGAGATCGTCCACGGCGGCATGGCGTTCCTGGACGAGACGGGGATGCAGCTCTCCCTGTTCCCCAACGTGTACGTGAACCTCGAGGTGACGGGGGCGCTCATCGTGAAGCGCGAGCGCTGGTTCGCCGAGGCCCTGGCCGGGCTGCTCAAGTGGGCGGGGCCGTCCAAGATCATGTGGGGCTCCGGCACGGTGTTCTGCCACCCGCAGCCGGCGATCCAGAAGTTCTGGAATGACTTCCAGCTCCCGGACGACCTGGTGAGCGTGGCGGGCATGCAGGTGACGCCGGAGGTGAAACGGATGATCCTCGGCGAGAACTATGCCCGGTACGCGGGCATCGACATCGCCGCCGCGAAGGCCCGCATCGCCCATGACGCCTTCTCCAAGGAGCGCGCCAACGGGAAGCCGGGTCCCTACAGCTTCCGGGAGGAGAGCCATGGCCACTGA
- a CDS encoding TerB family tellurite resistance protein yields MAHFDETAVAQRYGRLPKSDDDAVQYLKALKVIISADGEAHEAELKALRKGLEKLGLTPDLAKEVESFDGHGANLESVLPKMKPGGLRARMLVRDAIELSRADGKYAQEEKDSVARAAQLLGVNETTVKSIESLVELEHAVKHLRKALFPKKK; encoded by the coding sequence ATGGCTCATTTCGACGAGACCGCCGTTGCGCAACGCTACGGGCGATTGCCCAAATCCGACGACGACGCGGTGCAGTACCTCAAGGCGCTCAAGGTCATCATCAGCGCCGACGGGGAGGCCCATGAGGCCGAGCTGAAGGCGCTCCGCAAGGGGCTCGAGAAGCTGGGGCTCACGCCGGACCTCGCCAAGGAGGTCGAGTCCTTCGACGGCCACGGCGCCAATCTCGAATCCGTCCTGCCGAAGATGAAGCCCGGCGGCCTGCGCGCGCGGATGCTCGTGCGCGACGCCATCGAGCTGTCCCGCGCGGATGGAAAGTACGCCCAGGAGGAGAAGGACTCCGTCGCACGGGCCGCCCAACTCCTCGGGGTGAACGAGACGACGGTGAAGTCCATCGAGTCGCTCGTCGAGCTCGAGCACGCCGTGAAGCATCTGCGCAAGGCGCTGTTCCCGAAGAAGAAGTAA
- a CDS encoding RidA family protein, translating to MSKQTQNASFVLKNPAGLYDPSPNGYSHVAVVSPGTRLVYIAGQGGENEAGALQPDFRLQVRQALSNLSTALTAAGARTSDIVKLTVLVVDHTEEKLRVFGAELAHALGDGPKPTCTLIPVPRLALDGMLFEVEAVAALPVQG from the coding sequence ATGTCGAAGCAGACCCAGAACGCCTCGTTCGTGCTGAAGAACCCGGCAGGACTCTACGACCCATCACCCAATGGCTATTCACACGTGGCGGTGGTCTCCCCCGGGACACGGCTCGTCTATATCGCCGGGCAAGGAGGTGAGAACGAAGCGGGAGCGCTCCAGCCGGATTTCCGGCTGCAGGTTCGGCAAGCCTTGAGCAACCTGAGTACGGCCCTGACGGCCGCCGGAGCCCGGACGAGCGATATCGTCAAGCTCACGGTGCTCGTGGTGGACCATACCGAGGAGAAGTTGCGTGTTTTCGGGGCGGAGCTCGCGCATGCGCTCGGCGACGGCCCGAAGCCCACCTGCACGTTGATCCCCGTACCGAGACTCGCTCTCGATGGAATGCTCTTCGAGGTCGAGGCGGTAGCCGCCCTTCCCGTCCAGGGCTGA
- a CDS encoding metal-sulfur cluster assembly factor, protein MATEAELLARIQSIPDPCSYGAGVPLSIGEMGLLQKVENDAGRVTVRMQLTSPMCMMAAYFMREIEQRLMAEEGVASVQVEFDPAFEWKPEDICSDARQRLLDRRISMIGGRMLPRDKTPETGS, encoded by the coding sequence ATGGCCACTGAGGCGGAGCTGCTGGCTCGCATCCAGTCCATTCCGGACCCGTGCAGCTACGGCGCGGGAGTGCCGCTGAGTATCGGGGAGATGGGGCTGCTCCAGAAGGTGGAGAACGACGCGGGGCGGGTGACGGTGCGCATGCAGCTCACCTCGCCCATGTGCATGATGGCCGCCTACTTCATGCGCGAAATCGAGCAGCGCCTGATGGCGGAGGAGGGCGTCGCGTCGGTCCAGGTGGAGTTCGATCCGGCCTTCGAGTGGAAGCCCGAGGACATCTGCTCCGACGCGCGCCAGCGCCTGCTGGACCGGCGCATCAGCATGATTGGTGGCCGCATGCTGCCCCGCGACAAGACGCCCGAGACTGGCTCCTGA
- a CDS encoding alpha/beta fold hydrolase — translation MMIRQLLLSLLLTAAACAHGQGAPATATPTPDAAGGPAYDAELTTYAYPYEVRFHPVEAQGLQLRMAYMDVAPAKPNGTTVVLLHGKNFAGGHWEDTIRALSERGFRVVVPDQIGFGKSSKPERFQFTFQALATHTRELLDALHVERAVVVGHSMGGMLATRLALMFPERFSGLVLVNPIGLEDWKRVVPYRTIDAWYQNELKSTPESVREYMRVSYFGGQWKPEYDKLVRMQAGWLRGPDRERIAWVSSLAYDMIFTQPVVHEFPDVRVPTLLIIGQRDRTALGRPWAPESVRASLGDYPTLGRKAAAAIPGARLVELPGVGHVPQVEDFERYLEALLQFLPVRPEAG, via the coding sequence ATGATGATCCGACAGCTCCTGCTCTCTCTCCTCCTCACCGCGGCGGCCTGTGCCCATGGCCAGGGCGCGCCCGCCACCGCCACTCCGACCCCGGACGCCGCGGGTGGCCCCGCGTACGACGCCGAGCTGACCACGTACGCGTACCCCTATGAGGTGCGCTTCCACCCTGTCGAAGCCCAGGGCCTGCAGCTGCGCATGGCGTACATGGACGTGGCCCCCGCGAAGCCCAACGGAACCACGGTGGTGCTGCTGCACGGGAAGAACTTCGCGGGAGGCCACTGGGAGGACACCATCCGCGCGCTCTCCGAGCGAGGCTTCCGCGTGGTGGTGCCGGACCAGATCGGCTTCGGCAAGTCCAGCAAGCCCGAGCGCTTCCAGTTCACCTTCCAGGCCCTGGCCACCCACACGCGGGAGCTGCTGGACGCGCTGCACGTGGAGCGCGCGGTGGTGGTGGGCCACTCCATGGGCGGGATGCTCGCCACGCGCCTGGCGTTGATGTTCCCCGAGCGCTTCTCCGGGCTGGTGCTCGTCAACCCCATTGGCCTGGAGGACTGGAAGCGGGTGGTGCCCTACCGAACCATCGACGCGTGGTACCAGAACGAGCTGAAATCCACGCCCGAGAGCGTGCGCGAGTACATGCGCGTGAGCTACTTCGGCGGCCAGTGGAAGCCGGAGTACGACAAGCTGGTGCGGATGCAGGCCGGCTGGCTGCGCGGCCCGGATCGCGAGCGCATCGCGTGGGTCTCCTCGCTGGCCTACGACATGATCTTCACCCAGCCCGTCGTGCATGAGTTCCCCGACGTGCGCGTGCCCACGCTGCTCATCATCGGCCAGAGGGATCGCACCGCGCTCGGCCGGCCCTGGGCGCCCGAGTCGGTGAGGGCGTCGCTCGGTGACTACCCCACGCTCGGCCGGAAGGCGGCGGCGGCGATTCCGGGCGCCCGCCTGGTGGAGCTCCCCGGCGTCGGCCACGTCCCCCAGGTGGAGGACTTCGAGCGCTACCTGGAGGCGCTGCTGCAGTTCCTCCCGGTGCGGCCCGAGGCCGGCTGA